A region of Corynebacterium glucuronolyticum DSM 44120 DNA encodes the following proteins:
- a CDS encoding IS110 family transposase, whose translation MTYDFVIGIDVGKYFHHACVLDKDGKQVKSKRIDQSEHSLRRFFDLFLALSSKILVVVDQPNNIGRLTVAVAQDMGITVKYLPGLSMRQLSRVHVGNAKTDVRDSYVIAHAGANLPDALRNVDRVQQVFSQLKVLNGIDEDLARSYTRLINQIRSSLVGSYPEFERVLRGQNIHRRWVLHMLAKYGGPTKIKRMGRARLIAFAKKYKARNPEKIIDGLLDAIKNQTVSIHGSEYVELGVAMSATDALAKLDHRKVIEEKVGALIEEVPHTHILLSMPGIGPKTAAQILMTVGDFSDFKTASHMASYAGLCPQTNQSGTSINTKSPNRAGNKKLKNALWQSSFSAIRYHERSRQYYERKRKEGKRHNAAVVALARRRLTVLFTMMANHSLYQEPEKQKTA comes from the coding sequence GTGACCTACGATTTCGTCATCGGCATCGATGTCGGTAAATACTTTCATCACGCTTGTGTCCTCGACAAAGATGGTAAACAAGTAAAGTCAAAACGCATTGACCAGTCAGAACATTCTTTACGCAGGTTCTTCGACCTTTTCCTCGCCCTGTCCTCGAAAATTTTGGTTGTGGTCGACCAGCCCAACAATATTGGCAGGCTTACCGTCGCAGTTGCCCAAGACATGGGGATTACCGTTAAATATCTTCCTGGATTGTCGATGCGGCAGCTGTCGAGGGTTCATGTCGGAAATGCGAAAACTGATGTTCGTGACTCATATGTCATCGCGCATGCAGGAGCCAATCTTCCCGATGCCTTGCGCAATGTTGACCGTGTCCAGCAGGTGTTCAGTCAGCTAAAAGTACTCAACGGTATCGATGAAGACCTCGCCCGGTCCTACACCAGGCTGATCAATCAAATCCGCTCCTCCCTTGTTGGATCCTATCCCGAATTCGAACGGGTACTTCGTGGCCAAAATATCCACAGACGGTGGGTGTTGCACATGCTGGCCAAATATGGTGGCCCCACAAAAATCAAACGAATGGGGCGCGCACGCCTGATCGCGTTCGCGAAGAAGTACAAAGCAAGAAACCCCGAGAAAATCATCGATGGCCTGCTGGATGCCATCAAGAATCAAACCGTGTCAATCCACGGGTCGGAATATGTTGAACTCGGTGTCGCCATGTCCGCCACTGATGCCTTGGCAAAGCTTGACCACCGGAAAGTTATCGAAGAAAAAGTAGGCGCCCTCATCGAGGAGGTTCCGCACACCCACATCCTCTTGTCTATGCCTGGCATCGGCCCGAAAACCGCAGCTCAGATCCTCATGACAGTCGGGGACTTCTCGGACTTTAAAACAGCTTCCCACATGGCCTCATACGCAGGACTATGCCCACAGACCAACCAGTCAGGCACATCCATCAACACGAAATCACCGAACAGGGCGGGAAACAAGAAATTAAAGAACGCCCTATGGCAATCCTCATTTTCAGCGATCAGATACCACGAGCGTTCACGCCAATACTACGAGCGGAAACGTAAAGAAGGCAAGAGACACAACGCCGCAGTCGTAGCTCTAGCAAGAAGACGCCTCACCGTCTTGTTCACCATGATGGCAAATCACAGCCTCTACCAAGAACCAGAAAAACAGAAGACAGCTTAA
- a CDS encoding ABC-F family ATP-binding cassette domain-containing protein: MKKYVKADGVSFSYPGGTRILTDITFTVGAGQVAGLIGENGSGKSTTLSLLAGLHQPDAGTLHLPEHTRFLPQEVSLRPDNTVQDLIDHAVGEVQDIEKDIVELSARLAEAPNLVSLSTAYDDALARADAFQLWTLDSRIEQVLTGLGVENLDRRATIAEISGGQRRRLALAMLLVSPADCLLIDEPTNHLDDDATDFIIDELKNYRGPVITASHNRYYLDNAANCIIDLDPGLAPEGGRGEATRQATFFTGTFSDYLGERDKTRERWRSLYNAQENERAMLENKLYKREEDIFHSTENKTEVRKSAKFFADRAAKTAGTRIRQAKNRLEELQRNALPEPPHPLTFATGNTDQVTVTRSPEPSISLFDIAVEDRMPNVDLDIYDREHVLIEGVNGAGKSTLLGVIAGTVPFSEGFMTIAEELTVGYLAQDSRWDDMGKSAADTFAAAVPAGSPSLEEMGLLTADKARLPMRSLSLGQRRRVAIGITLASPPDILLLDEPTNHISLTLAEDLERAIAAFPGIVIVASHDRWLRDRWQGRRFAMSHEEGLTELAGSSR; this comes from the coding sequence ATGAAAAAGTACGTTAAAGCCGACGGCGTGAGCTTTTCTTACCCCGGCGGCACACGGATCCTCACCGACATCACATTCACCGTAGGGGCAGGCCAAGTCGCCGGATTAATCGGGGAAAACGGTTCCGGTAAATCCACCACCCTGTCCCTCCTCGCGGGCCTCCACCAGCCAGATGCAGGAACTCTCCATCTCCCCGAGCACACGCGTTTCCTGCCACAGGAAGTCAGCCTCCGGCCCGACAACACCGTGCAGGACCTCATCGACCACGCGGTTGGGGAAGTCCAGGACATCGAAAAAGACATCGTCGAGCTTTCCGCACGCCTCGCCGAAGCACCCAACCTTGTCAGCCTGTCCACCGCCTACGACGATGCCCTCGCACGCGCTGACGCATTCCAACTGTGGACCCTTGATTCACGCATTGAGCAGGTACTTACCGGCCTCGGGGTGGAAAACCTCGACCGGCGCGCCACGATCGCGGAGATCTCCGGTGGCCAGCGCCGCCGTCTCGCCCTCGCTATGCTGCTGGTCTCCCCCGCTGACTGCTTACTTATCGACGAGCCGACGAACCACCTCGACGACGATGCTACCGACTTCATCATCGACGAGCTGAAAAACTACCGCGGTCCGGTCATCACCGCCAGCCACAACCGCTACTACCTGGACAACGCCGCCAACTGCATTATCGACCTCGACCCGGGGCTTGCCCCGGAGGGCGGGCGCGGCGAAGCAACTCGCCAAGCCACGTTTTTCACCGGCACCTTCTCCGATTACCTCGGGGAACGTGACAAGACACGCGAACGCTGGCGCTCCCTGTACAACGCTCAAGAAAACGAACGGGCGATGCTGGAGAACAAGCTGTATAAGCGGGAAGAAGATATCTTCCACTCCACGGAGAACAAGACAGAGGTGCGCAAGTCTGCCAAGTTCTTCGCCGATCGCGCGGCGAAGACAGCCGGAACCCGCATCCGGCAAGCGAAAAACCGCCTGGAGGAACTCCAGCGCAACGCGCTCCCCGAGCCACCACACCCGCTCACCTTTGCCACCGGCAACACCGATCAGGTGACGGTGACGCGGTCCCCGGAGCCGTCGATAAGCCTCTTCGACATCGCCGTAGAAGACCGTATGCCGAACGTCGACCTGGATATCTACGACCGCGAGCACGTCCTTATTGAGGGAGTCAACGGCGCCGGAAAGTCGACGCTTCTCGGCGTCATTGCGGGGACCGTGCCCTTCAGCGAAGGCTTTATGACCATTGCCGAGGAACTCACCGTGGGATACCTCGCGCAGGATTCCCGGTGGGATGACATGGGAAAGAGCGCCGCAGACACCTTCGCCGCAGCGGTTCCTGCAGGTTCACCGTCCTTGGAGGAAATGGGGCTGCTCACCGCGGACAAGGCACGGCTGCCCATGCGCTCCCTCAGCTTGGGGCAACGGCGTCGCGTCGCCATCGGGATTACACTCGCCTCCCCGCCGGACATTCTGCTTCTCGACGAGCCGACCAACCACATCTCCCTTACCCTCGCTGAGGATCTGGAACGGGCGATCGCGGCCTTCCCCGGCATCGTCATCGTCGCAAGCCACGACCGCTGGCTCCGCGACCGCTGGCAAGGCCGACGTTTCGCTATGAGCCATGAGGAGGGGCTGACGGAGCTCGCAGGTAGCTCCCGCTAA
- the dnaE gene encoding DNA polymerase III subunit alpha: MSNSSFVHLHNHTEYSMLDGMAKVDLLAEEVKRQGMPAVGMTDHGNMFGSDAFYRKMTAEGIKPIIGIETYMAPDSRFNKKRVLWGEPHQKRDDVSASGAYLHQTMIAENVTGLKNLFHLSSMASYEGQLGKWPRMDAELISEHAEGIIATTGCPSGDVQTRLRLGQFDEALAAAARWQDIYGKDNFFLELMDHGLDIERRVRDQLLEIGKRLNLPPLVTNDCHYVLQSQSHDHEAMLCVQTGKTLQDPDRFKFGGDGYYIKTAAQMRDTWDNMVPGACDNTLWIAERVGDYSEIWEPHTHDRMPIADVPEGETPTSWLTHEVMEGLKRRFPDSEVPQEYIDRAKYEIEVIDFKGYPSYFLIVAELIKHARSVGIRVGPGRGSAAGSLVAYAMTITNIDPMEHGLLFERFLNPERPSAPDIDIDFDDRRRSEMITYAAERWGADKIAQVITFGTVKTKQALKDSARVQFGQPGYQIADRVTKLLPPAIMGKDITLKGIVDPNDKRYNEAGEVRQLIETDPDVRKIFETARGLEGVVRQAGVHACAVIMACVPLMEHIPMWKRAQDGAIITGWPYPACEAIGLLKMDFLGLRNLTVLNDALENIKENRGETVVLEDLTYDAPEVYDLLGRGDTLGVFQLDGGGMRELLRRMKPTGFDDIVAALALYRPGPMGMNAHMDYADRKNGKKPIEPIHPELAEPLEEILHDTYGLIVYQEQIMKISQKVANYSAGEADTFRKAMGKKKPEVLKKQYAKFSGGMKDNGYSQDAIDALWGTIEPFASYAFNKSHAAGYSVVSYWTAYMKTFYTQEYMAALLTSVGDNKDKSAIYLADCRHLGIKVLPPDVNASLQNFQAVGDDVRFGLGAVRNVGADVVDSIVKTRKEKGDFTSFSDYLDKIETLPCNKRVTESLIKAGAFDSLGHPRKGLALIHEDAVDSVISTKKAADKGQFDLFAGLGGGDSAGGVEPSVFDVQVPDEEWDRKHKLALEREMLGLYVSGHPLDGYEAALAAQTDTELTTILGGELKHGREVKIGGIISSVDRRVSKRDGSPWAIVTIEDHNGASVELLVFNKVYSIVAPQVVEDNIILAKAHISIRDDRMSVFCDDLRAADLGPGSGTGVPLRLTMTTEQCTLENIHRLKNVLVSNAGQTDVYLNLVDGNESTLMVLGENLRVDRSANLMGDLKATMGAGILG, from the coding sequence ATGAGCAATTCCTCCTTCGTGCATCTGCATAACCACACCGAATACTCGATGCTGGACGGCATGGCGAAGGTGGATCTCCTGGCCGAAGAGGTTAAACGCCAGGGGATGCCCGCAGTAGGGATGACCGACCACGGCAACATGTTCGGCTCCGATGCTTTCTACCGAAAGATGACCGCAGAGGGAATCAAGCCGATCATCGGTATCGAGACGTACATGGCACCAGATAGTCGCTTCAACAAGAAGCGCGTCCTGTGGGGTGAGCCACACCAGAAGAGGGACGACGTGTCCGCGTCTGGTGCCTACCTGCACCAGACCATGATCGCCGAAAACGTCACGGGACTTAAGAATCTGTTCCACCTATCCTCCATGGCCTCCTACGAGGGGCAGCTGGGTAAATGGCCACGCATGGATGCTGAGCTCATCTCCGAGCACGCGGAGGGAATTATCGCCACCACGGGATGTCCCTCCGGCGATGTGCAAACACGCTTGCGCCTCGGACAGTTTGATGAAGCCCTCGCCGCTGCCGCGAGGTGGCAGGACATCTACGGCAAGGACAACTTCTTCCTTGAACTCATGGATCACGGACTCGACATTGAGCGGCGGGTACGAGATCAGCTGCTGGAGATTGGCAAGCGTCTGAATCTCCCACCCCTGGTTACAAATGACTGCCATTACGTTCTCCAATCGCAGTCCCACGACCACGAGGCCATGCTGTGTGTCCAAACCGGTAAGACCCTGCAAGACCCGGATCGCTTCAAGTTCGGTGGCGACGGTTACTACATCAAGACGGCGGCGCAGATGCGCGATACATGGGACAACATGGTCCCCGGTGCGTGCGATAACACCTTGTGGATCGCCGAGCGCGTGGGAGACTATTCAGAGATCTGGGAGCCGCACACGCACGACCGTATGCCGATCGCCGATGTGCCCGAGGGGGAGACACCGACCTCGTGGCTGACACACGAGGTGATGGAGGGGCTGAAGAGACGGTTCCCGGATTCCGAGGTGCCGCAGGAGTACATTGACCGGGCAAAATACGAGATTGAGGTTATCGATTTCAAGGGCTACCCGTCGTACTTCCTCATCGTGGCTGAACTCATCAAGCACGCCCGCTCCGTCGGTATCCGCGTCGGTCCCGGCCGTGGCTCCGCCGCGGGTTCTCTCGTGGCCTACGCCATGACGATTACGAACATCGACCCGATGGAACACGGACTCCTCTTTGAGAGGTTCCTGAACCCAGAGCGCCCCTCCGCGCCTGATATCGATATCGACTTCGACGATCGTCGCCGCTCCGAAATGATTACCTACGCCGCTGAGCGCTGGGGTGCCGACAAGATCGCGCAGGTGATCACGTTCGGTACGGTGAAGACGAAGCAGGCGTTGAAGGACTCTGCCCGCGTGCAGTTTGGCCAGCCTGGCTATCAGATCGCAGACCGCGTGACCAAGCTCTTGCCTCCGGCGATCATGGGCAAGGACATTACTCTGAAAGGCATTGTCGACCCGAACGACAAGCGCTACAACGAGGCCGGCGAGGTGCGCCAACTCATTGAGACCGACCCCGATGTGCGGAAAATCTTCGAGACGGCCCGTGGATTGGAAGGTGTTGTCCGTCAGGCCGGCGTGCACGCATGTGCTGTGATTATGGCGTGCGTACCCCTCATGGAGCACATTCCCATGTGGAAACGTGCACAGGACGGTGCCATTATTACCGGCTGGCCCTACCCGGCCTGCGAGGCTATTGGCCTGTTGAAGATGGACTTCCTGGGGCTTCGTAACCTCACGGTGCTCAACGACGCCCTGGAAAACATCAAGGAAAACCGTGGCGAAACGGTTGTGCTTGAGGATCTCACTTACGATGCTCCGGAGGTGTATGACCTCTTGGGCCGTGGCGATACGCTGGGCGTGTTCCAGCTCGATGGTGGTGGCATGCGTGAGCTTCTGCGGCGCATGAAGCCAACGGGCTTTGACGACATCGTGGCCGCTTTGGCGCTTTACCGCCCGGGTCCGATGGGCATGAACGCGCACATGGATTACGCTGACCGCAAAAACGGCAAGAAACCCATCGAGCCGATTCACCCGGAGCTTGCCGAGCCTCTCGAGGAGATTCTGCACGACACGTACGGCCTCATCGTCTACCAGGAGCAGATCATGAAGATCTCGCAGAAGGTGGCGAACTACTCGGCCGGCGAGGCAGACACATTCCGTAAGGCGATGGGTAAAAAGAAGCCCGAGGTGCTGAAGAAGCAGTACGCGAAGTTCTCCGGTGGCATGAAAGACAACGGCTACTCGCAGGATGCCATTGATGCGCTGTGGGGCACGATCGAGCCGTTCGCTTCCTACGCGTTTAACAAGTCCCACGCTGCTGGTTACTCCGTCGTGAGCTACTGGACGGCGTACATGAAGACCTTCTACACGCAGGAGTATATGGCGGCCCTGTTGACCTCGGTGGGTGACAACAAGGACAAGTCAGCCATCTATCTGGCGGACTGTCGTCACTTGGGGATCAAGGTTCTGCCACCGGATGTTAATGCCAGCCTCCAGAACTTTCAGGCTGTTGGCGATGATGTCCGCTTTGGTCTCGGTGCCGTACGCAACGTTGGTGCCGACGTGGTGGACTCCATCGTCAAGACCCGCAAGGAGAAGGGCGATTTCACGAGTTTCTCCGACTACCTGGACAAGATCGAAACGCTGCCGTGTAACAAGCGCGTGACTGAGTCCCTCATCAAGGCAGGTGCTTTCGACTCGCTTGGGCACCCACGCAAGGGCTTAGCGCTTATCCATGAGGATGCGGTAGATTCCGTCATCTCCACAAAGAAGGCGGCGGATAAGGGGCAGTTTGACCTCTTCGCCGGTCTCGGCGGGGGTGACAGCGCCGGTGGTGTTGAGCCAAGTGTCTTCGATGTTCAGGTTCCCGATGAGGAATGGGACAGGAAACACAAGCTTGCCCTCGAGCGGGAGATGCTTGGACTATACGTCTCTGGTCACCCGCTGGATGGCTATGAGGCTGCGTTAGCTGCACAGACGGACACCGAACTGACCACGATTCTCGGCGGCGAACTCAAGCACGGGCGAGAGGTCAAGATCGGCGGCATCATCTCGAGTGTTGACAGGCGCGTGTCCAAGCGAGACGGCTCTCCGTGGGCGATCGTAACCATTGAGGATCACAACGGCGCATCCGTGGAGCTCCTCGTGTTTAACAAGGTGTACTCGATCGTTGCTCCGCAGGTAGTGGAAGACAACATCATCCTGGCTAAGGCTCATATCTCGATCCGCGATGATCGGATGAGCGTGTTCTGCGATGACCTTCGCGCTGCTGATCTTGGCCCAGGCTCCGGCACAGGTGTGCCACTCCGTCTAACTATGACTACGGAACAATGCACTCTGGAAAACATTCACCGTCTGAAGAATGTGTTGGTCAGCAACGCCGGTCAAACCGATGTCTACCTGAACCTCGTTGATGGTAACGAGTCCACCCTCATGGTGTTGGGCGAGAACCTTCGCGTCGACCGTTCTGCGAACCTCATGGGCGACCTCAAGGCCACCATGGGTGCGGGAATCCTCGGGTAG
- a CDS encoding cobalamin-independent methionine synthase II family protein: MANKILTTHVGSLPRTPELLEANLKRDEIGEDAFKEILTNSVNEVVKRQVDLGIDIVNEGEYGHVTSGAVDYGAWWNYSFTRLGGLTITDEDRWANEDKIRSTPGNIQLTSFQDRRDRERFREAYEDPDAGVLVGRAAVGNPKFTGPITYIGKEQVETDVKLLKDAIEAAGGDKGFVAALSAGSAARLKNEFYSSDEEVVYACADALAQEYKVITDAGFTVQFDAPDLAESWDQINPEPSLDDYKKWLQIRIDALNHAIKDLPRELTRLHICWGSWHGPHSTDIPFADIIDQILEVNAGGYSFEGASPRHAHEWRVWQDHTLPENTVIYPGVISHCVNAIEHPRLVADRIIRFAEFVGPEKVIASSDCGLGGRINSKIAWAKLESLVEGAEIASKELFG, from the coding sequence ATGGCGAACAAAATTTTGACCACGCACGTCGGCTCTCTGCCCCGCACGCCGGAGCTTCTGGAGGCAAACCTCAAGCGCGACGAGATCGGCGAGGACGCATTCAAGGAGATCCTCACCAATTCCGTTAACGAGGTAGTTAAGCGCCAGGTAGACCTCGGTATCGACATCGTCAACGAGGGGGAGTATGGCCACGTGACCTCCGGTGCCGTCGACTACGGTGCCTGGTGGAACTACTCCTTCACTCGCCTGGGTGGCCTCACCATCACTGACGAGGATCGGTGGGCAAACGAGGACAAGATCCGCTCGACTCCCGGTAACATTCAGCTGACCAGTTTCCAGGATCGGCGTGACCGTGAGCGCTTCCGTGAGGCATACGAAGACCCCGATGCTGGCGTGCTCGTTGGCCGCGCAGCGGTGGGTAACCCCAAGTTCACGGGTCCCATCACTTACATCGGCAAGGAGCAGGTGGAAACCGATGTCAAGCTCCTCAAGGATGCCATCGAGGCTGCCGGTGGCGATAAAGGCTTCGTGGCCGCCCTTTCCGCGGGATCCGCTGCTCGCCTGAAGAACGAGTTTTACTCCTCCGATGAAGAGGTCGTATACGCCTGTGCTGATGCGCTTGCGCAGGAATACAAGGTCATCACCGATGCGGGCTTCACCGTGCAGTTCGATGCTCCGGATCTTGCTGAATCATGGGATCAGATCAACCCTGAGCCCTCTTTGGATGATTACAAGAAGTGGCTGCAAATCCGCATTGATGCACTCAACCACGCCATTAAGGATCTTCCGCGGGAGCTCACCCGCCTGCACATCTGCTGGGGTTCCTGGCACGGGCCGCACTCGACGGATATCCCGTTCGCTGACATCATCGATCAGATTCTTGAGGTTAACGCCGGTGGCTACTCCTTCGAGGGCGCATCCCCGCGTCACGCCCACGAGTGGCGTGTATGGCAGGATCACACCCTGCCCGAGAACACGGTCATTTACCCGGGCGTGATTTCTCACTGCGTCAATGCCATTGAGCACCCACGCCTCGTGGCTGACCGCATCATCCGTTTCGCGGAGTTCGTAGGCCCGGAGAAGGTTATCGCCTCCTCCGATTGTGGTCTCGGTGGTCGCATCAATTCCAAGATTGCTTGGGCCAAGCTCGAGTCCCTCGTTGAGGGTGCAGAGATCGCCAGCAAGGAGCTCTTCGGCTAA
- a CDS encoding RluA family pseudouridine synthase codes for MTVRRLPIPEGLGGLRADQGLSKLLGLSRSAVAEIIADEGVRQDDMIISKSTRLTPGTWVDVRLPGPKKPLLPQAEEVVGMKILHVDSDVVVVDKPVGVAAHPTVGWEGKTVLGGLAAAGIDVTTSGPPERKGIVHRLDVGTSGVMVIARSERAYTLLKRAFRERTVDKTYHAVVQGHPDPLEGTIEAPIGRHPKKSYKFAVVEGGKMAVTHYETLEAFREASLLKVHLETGRTHQIRVHFSSLHHPCVGDPMYGCDPKLAKRLGLNRQWLHAVSLGFDHPNGKHLVIESDYPEDLSHALEILREN; via the coding sequence ATGACGGTGCGGAGGCTTCCCATTCCGGAAGGACTCGGTGGCCTGCGCGCTGATCAAGGGCTCTCTAAGCTTCTGGGATTGTCCCGGTCCGCCGTCGCCGAGATCATCGCTGACGAGGGAGTGCGCCAGGATGACATGATCATCAGTAAATCCACGCGGCTCACCCCAGGAACGTGGGTTGATGTGCGCCTACCCGGGCCAAAAAAGCCCCTTCTGCCGCAGGCAGAGGAGGTAGTGGGGATGAAGATTCTCCACGTGGACTCCGATGTCGTCGTGGTGGATAAGCCCGTCGGTGTCGCCGCGCACCCGACTGTGGGGTGGGAAGGAAAGACCGTCCTCGGTGGTCTGGCCGCCGCGGGCATCGACGTCACCACCTCAGGCCCGCCGGAGCGCAAAGGCATTGTGCACCGGTTGGATGTGGGTACGAGCGGTGTCATGGTCATCGCTCGTTCTGAGCGCGCATATACGCTTCTTAAGCGGGCGTTTCGGGAGCGCACCGTGGACAAGACCTACCACGCTGTGGTGCAGGGGCATCCGGATCCGCTGGAGGGGACAATCGAGGCACCGATTGGGCGCCACCCGAAGAAGAGCTACAAGTTCGCCGTCGTCGAGGGTGGCAAGATGGCCGTCACCCACTACGAGACGTTGGAGGCCTTCCGCGAGGCTTCCCTGCTCAAGGTGCACCTGGAAACGGGGCGCACACACCAGATTCGCGTACACTTCTCCTCGCTTCACCATCCGTGCGTGGGCGATCCCATGTACGGGTGCGATCCGAAACTCGCCAAGAGGTTGGGACTCAACCGGCAGTGGTTGCACGCCGTGTCCCTGGGATTCGACCACCCGAACGGCAAACATCTTGTTATCGAGTCGGATTACCCGGAGGATTTGTCGCATGCGCTGGAGATTCTCCGTGAGAACTAG
- the lspA gene encoding signal peptidase II — MATLTRRYGRLVLAVTLIVAVIDQVVKTLVLANMSPGEKVPIVGDWFRFLLTFNSGAAFSMGENATWVFTTIQLVFIVAVFTYFLPRLTSNWTAIGVALIAGGALGNVIDRLFRAPGFFIGHVVDFISVGSFAIFNIADSAITVGVVIFIIGVLLEEQGAEEEKSGKSNKKSTGKAGTETTADATGEKVEEAAEELGQ; from the coding sequence GTGGCTACACTCACGAGAAGATATGGAAGGTTAGTTCTAGCAGTAACGCTCATCGTTGCCGTCATCGACCAGGTAGTAAAAACACTGGTTCTTGCCAATATGAGCCCGGGGGAGAAGGTCCCCATCGTCGGCGATTGGTTCCGGTTCCTCCTTACCTTCAATTCCGGGGCGGCATTCTCCATGGGAGAGAACGCCACGTGGGTGTTCACCACCATCCAGCTTGTATTCATTGTGGCCGTATTCACCTATTTCCTGCCCCGGCTCACAAGCAACTGGACGGCAATCGGAGTCGCGCTCATCGCTGGCGGAGCATTGGGTAACGTCATCGACCGACTGTTCCGCGCGCCGGGTTTCTTCATCGGCCATGTCGTCGACTTCATTTCCGTGGGCAGCTTCGCCATTTTTAACATTGCTGATTCCGCGATCACCGTCGGTGTCGTCATATTCATCATCGGTGTGCTCCTTGAAGAGCAAGGAGCTGAGGAAGAAAAAAGCGGGAAATCAAATAAGAAGTCGACCGGAAAAGCAGGTACAGAAACAACCGCTGATGCCACCGGTGAGAAAGTGGAGGAAGCCGCAGAGGAGCTGGGACAATGA
- the rarD gene encoding EamA family transporter RarD has product MLLGALCYFLWGLFPAYFPLLEPAGAVEIIAHRITWTAVLMGIVCVATGAHRELRALRASQWGVLAVAGILVASNWLIYVFAVNSGHVAEAALGYFINPLVNVAFGMAIFGERLQPLKKVAVGIATVAVVFITVAEGSFPFLGVGVAVTFALYGAVKKKVTISSVASVTAETAVLAPFAIAFLVYMEATGSGTFTGNGPGHAALLSTTGIVTGVPLLLFGTAVQRVSLSTMGMLQFISPTMQFFWALLVTHEEFSTTRWVGFFIIWVAIGMYLVSDARTARTRRSRLVDDQVNPT; this is encoded by the coding sequence ATGCTTCTCGGTGCGCTCTGCTATTTCCTCTGGGGGCTTTTCCCCGCCTACTTCCCACTCTTGGAGCCGGCTGGCGCGGTGGAAATCATCGCCCACCGGATCACCTGGACGGCTGTACTCATGGGTATCGTTTGCGTTGCCACGGGGGCCCATCGGGAATTGCGCGCCCTACGTGCCTCCCAGTGGGGAGTGCTCGCTGTCGCGGGGATTCTTGTCGCCTCGAACTGGCTCATCTACGTTTTCGCGGTCAACAGCGGGCACGTTGCTGAGGCGGCTCTCGGCTACTTCATCAACCCGCTGGTAAACGTCGCCTTCGGAATGGCGATATTCGGGGAACGGTTGCAGCCCTTGAAGAAGGTGGCCGTGGGTATTGCCACCGTCGCCGTCGTCTTCATCACCGTCGCAGAGGGGTCGTTTCCATTCCTCGGTGTCGGTGTCGCCGTCACGTTTGCCCTTTATGGGGCAGTAAAGAAGAAGGTGACAATCTCCTCTGTCGCCTCGGTCACTGCGGAGACAGCCGTCCTTGCGCCGTTCGCCATCGCTTTCCTCGTTTACATGGAGGCCACCGGTTCCGGCACGTTTACGGGCAATGGCCCCGGTCACGCGGCTCTCCTGTCCACCACCGGCATCGTCACGGGCGTACCGCTTTTACTCTTCGGCACGGCGGTGCAGCGGGTCAGCCTCTCCACAATGGGGATGTTGCAGTTCATCTCCCCCACGATGCAGTTCTTTTGGGCGCTGCTTGTCACCCACGAGGAGTTCAGTACCACCCGCTGGGTGGGGTTCTTCATCATCTGGGTGGCAATCGGAATGTACCTTGTCAGTGACGCACGCACGGCACGTACCCGCCGTTCACGGCTTGTCGACGATCAGGTGAACCCAACCTAG